A DNA window from Centroberyx gerrardi isolate f3 chromosome 5, fCenGer3.hap1.cur.20231027, whole genome shotgun sequence contains the following coding sequences:
- the LOC139927710 gene encoding bactericidal permeability-increasing protein-like isoform X2 has product MFPWCWLALVAFIPMTYSANPGVKAKLTEKGLEYGKQIGMASLQQKLKTIKVPDMSGTERVAPIGKVQYSLTRMQIVNLGLPKSALTLVPGTGVSLSISNAFISLHGDWRVKYFRIIKDSGSFDLGINGLTITTSISVKSDETGRPVVSSVNCAATIGSASIKFHGGASWLYNLFSNFIDKALRNALQKQICPLVADAVSDINPHLKTLNVLAKVDKYAEIEYSMVSSPVISKSSIDLSLKGEFYNIGQHQEPPFSPAPFSLPPQVNNMLYIGMSAFTTNSAAFVYNKAGALSLYITDDMIPAKSPIRLNTRTFGAFIPQIAKRFPGLMMKLLVKTVKSPVMTFETNNVTIQATATVMAYAIQPNTTLSPLFSLNMDASVSARVFVSGTKLAGAVTLNKMDMTLGKSYVGDFQVGSLDNIFQMVLRVAVIPKVNARLEEGYPLPTIGKMKLVNTQLQVLKGYMLIGTDVQFTG; this is encoded by the exons ATGTTCCCATGGTGCTGGCTGGCTCTGGTGGCTTTCATCCCCATGACCTATAGCGCCAACCCTGGTGTAAAGGCCAAGCTAACAGAGAAAGGCCTTGAATATG GCAAACAGATAGGGATGGCATCGCTCCAGCAGAAACTCAAAACCATCAAGGTCCCAGATATgtcagggacagagagagtggcTCCCATTGGCAAGGTCCAGTACAGTTTGACAAG AATGCAAATAGTGAATCTGGGATTACCGAAGTCTGCGCTGACCCTGGTGCCGGGGACCGGTGTCAGCCTGTCTATCAGTAATGCCTTCATCAGTCTACATGGAGACTGGAGAGTCAAATACTTCAGAATTAT aAAGGACAGCGGCTCTTTTGATTTGGGAATCAACGGACTCACCATCACTACAAGTATTTCCGTCAAGAGCGACGAGACGGGCCGACCGGTGGTCAGCAGCGTCAACTGTGCGGCCACTATAGGCAGTGCGAGCATCAAATTCCACGGTGGAGCCAG cTGGTTATACAACCTCTTCAGTAACTTCATTGACAAGGCCTTGCGTAATGCACTGCAGAAACAG ATCTGCCCTCTGGTGGCCGATGCAGTGTCTGATATCAACCCTCACCTGAAAACCCTCAATG TTCTAGCCAAGGTGGACAAGTATGCAGAGATTGAATATTCCATGGTGTCGTCGCCCGTCATTTCAAAATCTTCCATAGATTTGAGCTTGAAG GGTGAATTTTACAACATTGGGCAGCATCAGGAGCCTCCGTTCTCCCCCGCGCCCTTCTCCCTGCCGCCCCAGGTCAACAACATGTTGTACATCGGCATGTCCGCCTTCACCACCAACTCCGCAGCCTTTGTCTACAACAAAGCTGGAGCTCTCAGCCTGTACATTACCGATGACATG ATCCCGGCAAAATCTCCCATCCGGCTGAACACCAGAACATTCGGAGCCTTCATCCCACAG aTTGCCAAACGGTTCCCAGGTCTGATGATGAAACTGTTGGTGAAGACGGTGAAGAGCCCCGTCATGACCTTTGAAACCAACAACGTGACCATCCAGGCCACTGCCACAGTGATGGCCTACGCCATCCAGCCCAACACCacactttcccctctcttttccctaaACATG GATGCCAGTGTCAGCGCTCGAGTGTTTGTGAGTGGAACGAAGCTGGCCGGAGCTGTCACCCTGAACAA GATGGATATGACCCTGGGGAAAAGTTACGTGGGAGATTTTCAG GTCGGATCCCTTGACAATATCTTCCAAATGGTCCTGAGAGTGGCAGTGATACCCAAAGTGAATG CTCGGCTTGAGGAGGGATATCCACTTCCTACGATTGGAAAGATGAAGCTTGTGAACACTCAGCTTCAAGTCCTGAAG GGCTATATGCTGATTGGGACAGACGTTCAGTTCACAGGATGA
- the cdk5rap1 gene encoding mitochondrial tRNA methylthiotransferase CDK5RAP1: MECLRTLRPLFLIPQQWLRIRCIQHSYYCSKLANVSVISRETRSTTLDKFKTQLTSGPSFHDFVKGVSVNKIPAANEGYSDRHAYLSEDSEMGNSRKVCFETYGCQMNVNDTEIAWSILQKKGYQRTNDLHEADVVLLVTCSIREKAEQTIWNRLQQLTAMKRKRLKSRTPMKIGILGCMAKRLKTELLEREKLVDVLAGPDAYRDLPRLLAVAHGGQQASNVLLSLEETYADIMPVHHAPHGYSAFVSIMRGCDNMCSYCIVPFTRGRERSRPVSSILEEVRMLSDQGVKEVTLLGQNVNSYRDTSETQSCGSDPTQLSRGFRTIYRTKQGGLRFSDLLDRVSRIDPDMRIRFTSPHPKDFPDEVLQLIEERRNICKQIHLPAQSGSSQVLKAMRRGYTREAYLDLVENIKRIIPGVSLSSDFISGFCGETEDDHQQTLSLIREVGYNVGFLFAYSMRKKTHAFHSLQDDVPAEVKQRRLEECIGAFREEAARVNAALVGSTQLVLVEGESKRSARDLCGRSEGNVKVIFPKEDVAVQPADSNSAPISPGDYVLVKILSANSQSLRGRALSHSSLTHSESLLSHQLDGHVASA; encoded by the exons ATGGAATGCCTTAGGACTTTAAGACCCTTGTTTCTCATTCCCCAACAGTGGTTACGTATACGGTGTATACAACACAGCTATTATTGCTctaagttagctaacgttagtgtcATTTCACGAGAGACCAGGAGCACAACGCTAGATAAGTTCAAGACTCAGTTAACCTCTGGTCCAAGTTTTCACGATTTTGTCAAAGGCGTTTCAGTTAACAAAATCCCTGCTGCCAATGAGGGATACAGTGACAGGCATGCATATCTTTCCGAGGACTCAGAGATGGGGAATTCAAGGAAAG TATGTTTTGAAACCTATGGATGTCAAATGAATGTCAACGACACGGAGATAGCGTGGTCCATATTACAGAAGAAGGGGTATCAACGCACTAATGACTTACATGAG GCAGACGTTGTTCTTCTGGTAACTTGCTCTATAAG AGAAAAAGCTGAACAAACAATTTGGAATAGACTACAGCAACTCACAGCCATGAAGAGGAAACGCTTAAAGAGCCGCACGCCAATGAAAATTGGGATTTTAG GTTGCATGGCAAAGAGGCTAAAGACGGAGCTTTTGGAGCGGGAGAAGCTGGTGGACGTTCTGGCTGGCCCAGATGCGTACCGGGACCTTCCCCGCCTCTTGGCTGTAGCTCACGGGGGTCAACAGGCGAGCAACGTGCTGCTGTCGTTAGAGGAGACCTACGCCGATATCATGCCCGTCCACCACGCCCCTCACGGATACAGCgcttttgt GTCCATCATGCGAGGCTGCGACAACATGTGCAGCTACTGCATTGTTCCCTTCAcccgagggagagagaggagtcgaCCCGTGAGCTCCATCCTTGAGGAAGTTCGTATGCTGTCTGACCAG GGTGTGAAGGAGGTGACGCTGCTGGGTCAGAACGTGAACAGCTACAGGGACACGTCGGAGACGCAGTCCTGCGGATCGGACCCCACCCAGCTCAGCCGGGGCTTCAGGACGATCTACCGAACTAAGCAGGGAGGCCTGCGCTTCTCCGACCTGCTGGACAGGGTGTCGCGCATCGATCCCGATATGAGGATCCGATTCACTTCACCTCATCCCAAGGATTTCCCTGATGAG GTTTTGCAGCTGATTGAGGAGCGAAGGAACATTTGCAAGCAGATCCACCTCCCAGCCCAGAGTGGGAGCAGCCAGGTCCTAAAAGCAATGCGCCGCGG CTATACAAGAGAGGCCTACCTTGACCTTGTGGAGAACATCAAGAGAATTATCCCAG GTGTGAGCCTCAGCAGCGACTTCATCTCAGGCTTCTGTGGTGAGACGGAGGACGACCACCAACAGACTCTGTCTCTGATCAGAGAAGTGGGCTACAATGTGGGATTCCTTTTTGCCTACAGTATGAGAAAA AAAACCCACGCCTTCCACAGTCTGCAGGACGACGTGCCAGCGGAGGTGAAGCAGCGCAGGTTGGAGGAGTGTATCGGTGCATTCAGAGAAGAGGCTGCGAGGGTCAACGCCGCTCTCGTCGGCAGCACACAGCTCGTCCTAGTGGAGGGA GAAAGTAAAAGATCTGCCAGGGACCTGTGTGGGCGGAGTGAAGGCAATGTGAAGGTGATTTTCcccaaagaggatgttgctgtTCAGCCTGCAGACTCTAACTCTGCCCCCATCAGCCCTGGAGACTACGTACTGGTGAAG ATATTGTCAGCCAACTCCCAGAGCCTGAGAGGCCGAGCCCTCAGCCACAGCTCCCTGACACACAGTGAGAGCCTGCTCAGTCACCAGCTTGACGGACACGTGGCTTCAGCTTGA
- the LOC139927710 gene encoding bactericidal permeability-increasing protein-like isoform X1, with the protein MRYAEEVTPVKMFPWCWLALVAFIPMTYSANPGVKAKLTEKGLEYGKQIGMASLQQKLKTIKVPDMSGTERVAPIGKVQYSLTRMQIVNLGLPKSALTLVPGTGVSLSISNAFISLHGDWRVKYFRIIKDSGSFDLGINGLTITTSISVKSDETGRPVVSSVNCAATIGSASIKFHGGASWLYNLFSNFIDKALRNALQKQICPLVADAVSDINPHLKTLNVLAKVDKYAEIEYSMVSSPVISKSSIDLSLKGEFYNIGQHQEPPFSPAPFSLPPQVNNMLYIGMSAFTTNSAAFVYNKAGALSLYITDDMIPAKSPIRLNTRTFGAFIPQIAKRFPGLMMKLLVKTVKSPVMTFETNNVTIQATATVMAYAIQPNTTLSPLFSLNMDASVSARVFVSGTKLAGAVTLNKMDMTLGKSYVGDFQVGSLDNIFQMVLRVAVIPKVNARLEEGYPLPTIGKMKLVNTQLQVLKGYMLIGTDVQFTG; encoded by the exons ATGAGGTACGCTGAAGAGGTGACTCCAG TCAAGATGTTCCCATGGTGCTGGCTGGCTCTGGTGGCTTTCATCCCCATGACCTATAGCGCCAACCCTGGTGTAAAGGCCAAGCTAACAGAGAAAGGCCTTGAATATG GCAAACAGATAGGGATGGCATCGCTCCAGCAGAAACTCAAAACCATCAAGGTCCCAGATATgtcagggacagagagagtggcTCCCATTGGCAAGGTCCAGTACAGTTTGACAAG AATGCAAATAGTGAATCTGGGATTACCGAAGTCTGCGCTGACCCTGGTGCCGGGGACCGGTGTCAGCCTGTCTATCAGTAATGCCTTCATCAGTCTACATGGAGACTGGAGAGTCAAATACTTCAGAATTAT aAAGGACAGCGGCTCTTTTGATTTGGGAATCAACGGACTCACCATCACTACAAGTATTTCCGTCAAGAGCGACGAGACGGGCCGACCGGTGGTCAGCAGCGTCAACTGTGCGGCCACTATAGGCAGTGCGAGCATCAAATTCCACGGTGGAGCCAG cTGGTTATACAACCTCTTCAGTAACTTCATTGACAAGGCCTTGCGTAATGCACTGCAGAAACAG ATCTGCCCTCTGGTGGCCGATGCAGTGTCTGATATCAACCCTCACCTGAAAACCCTCAATG TTCTAGCCAAGGTGGACAAGTATGCAGAGATTGAATATTCCATGGTGTCGTCGCCCGTCATTTCAAAATCTTCCATAGATTTGAGCTTGAAG GGTGAATTTTACAACATTGGGCAGCATCAGGAGCCTCCGTTCTCCCCCGCGCCCTTCTCCCTGCCGCCCCAGGTCAACAACATGTTGTACATCGGCATGTCCGCCTTCACCACCAACTCCGCAGCCTTTGTCTACAACAAAGCTGGAGCTCTCAGCCTGTACATTACCGATGACATG ATCCCGGCAAAATCTCCCATCCGGCTGAACACCAGAACATTCGGAGCCTTCATCCCACAG aTTGCCAAACGGTTCCCAGGTCTGATGATGAAACTGTTGGTGAAGACGGTGAAGAGCCCCGTCATGACCTTTGAAACCAACAACGTGACCATCCAGGCCACTGCCACAGTGATGGCCTACGCCATCCAGCCCAACACCacactttcccctctcttttccctaaACATG GATGCCAGTGTCAGCGCTCGAGTGTTTGTGAGTGGAACGAAGCTGGCCGGAGCTGTCACCCTGAACAA GATGGATATGACCCTGGGGAAAAGTTACGTGGGAGATTTTCAG GTCGGATCCCTTGACAATATCTTCCAAATGGTCCTGAGAGTGGCAGTGATACCCAAAGTGAATG CTCGGCTTGAGGAGGGATATCCACTTCCTACGATTGGAAAGATGAAGCTTGTGAACACTCAGCTTCAAGTCCTGAAG GGCTATATGCTGATTGGGACAGACGTTCAGTTCACAGGATGA